In Triticum urartu cultivar G1812 chromosome 6, Tu2.1, whole genome shotgun sequence, the following proteins share a genomic window:
- the LOC125512584 gene encoding uncharacterized protein LOC125512584, with product MGAWFSYPGKMILDWMAQRKIPRVSPRSDVPSFDVRKPRTPEEFDDHRICKLALYALRHYNSNHPDAMFWFPDQPKVACVAFREDYWYHLNFSARRTEGSDEQSFFAELRYVQCPYRLIVETCTILEKLLSRFRSSCALCVDGSNILHPSDIELGCGKEGHEEELYRERCKYSCDRRRKDYFRKEMLETPSRLGGDKCPNFGVERRDTKSNSTVKGVNIAGTGGGGRRPSFRRR from the exons ATGGGAGCCTGGTTCTCTTACCCTGGGAAGATGATACTGGATTGGATGGCGCAGCGTAAGATCCCAAGAGTATCACCTCGATCTGATGTCCCCTCGTTTGATGTGCGTAAACCGCGCACACCAGA AGAATTCGATGACCACCGCATTTGCAAACTCGCCCTCTATGCCCTCCGACATTACAACTCCAACCACCCG GATGCCATGTTCTGGTTTCCTGATCAGCCGAAGGTCGCCTGTGTTGCTTTCAGGGAAGATTACTGGTATCACCTGAACTTCTCTGCCCGCCGCACAGAAGGCAGCGACGAGCAGAGCTTCTTTGCTGAGCTACGCTATGTGCAGTGTCCATACAGACTAATTGTCGAAACATGCACCATCTTAG AAAAGCTGTTGAGCCGCTTCAGAAGCAGTTGCGCACTGTGTGTGGACGGATCCAATATTTTGCACCCAAGCGACATAGAACTTGGGTGTGGAAAGGAGGGGCATGAAGAGGAACTCTACCGTGAGAGGTGTAAATATAGCTGTGACAGGCGGAGAAAGGATTACTTCAGGAAGGAGATGCTTGAGACGCCCTCCCGGTTAGGAGGAGACAAATGCCCTAACTTTGGCGTGGAAAGGAGGGACACGAAGAGCAACTCCACTGTGAAAGGTGTAAATATAGCTGGGACAGGCGGAGGAGGGAGACGCCCTTCGTTTAGGAGGAGATAG